From the genome of Hymenobacter cellulosilyticus, one region includes:
- a CDS encoding M16 family metallopeptidase, giving the protein MLKNSLLLLSLGSFLATTPVLAQQKKPAAAPATTSATGTRLVEKVTRKPGELVIPYEKYVLPNGLTLIVTEDHSDPLVHVDVTYHVGSAREQIGKSGFAHFFEHMMFEGSDHAPQGMFDKVIIGAGGTNNGSTNRDRTNYYETLPSNQLERALWLEADRMGFLLDAVTQKRFEVQRATVKNERGQNYDNRPYGLVSEYTAKTLYPYGHPYSWLTIGYLEDLDRSDVNDLKQFFLRWYGPNNATLTVGGDVKPAEVVAMAEKYFGSINRGPAVQNMKLPAPKLTQDRYVSYQDNIRFPMVQLVFPSVPQNHPDETALDALAEIIGAARTPCSTKT; this is encoded by the coding sequence ATGCTTAAAAACTCGCTTCTGCTGCTGAGCCTGGGTTCCTTTCTGGCTACCACCCCAGTCTTGGCCCAACAGAAAAAACCGGCTGCCGCGCCGGCCACTACCTCGGCCACCGGCACCCGCCTCGTGGAAAAAGTAACCCGCAAGCCCGGTGAGCTGGTGATTCCCTACGAGAAGTACGTGCTGCCCAACGGCCTGACCCTCATCGTGACCGAAGACCACTCCGACCCGCTGGTGCACGTGGACGTGACCTACCACGTGGGCTCGGCCCGGGAGCAGATCGGCAAGTCGGGCTTTGCCCACTTCTTCGAGCACATGATGTTCGAGGGCTCCGACCACGCGCCCCAGGGTATGTTCGATAAGGTCATCATTGGGGCGGGCGGCACCAACAACGGCAGCACCAACCGGGACCGGACCAACTACTACGAAACCCTGCCGAGCAACCAGCTGGAGCGGGCCCTGTGGCTGGAAGCTGACCGAATGGGCTTCCTGCTAGATGCCGTGACGCAGAAGCGCTTTGAGGTGCAGCGGGCCACGGTGAAAAACGAGCGGGGCCAGAACTACGACAACCGCCCCTACGGCTTGGTGAGCGAGTACACGGCCAAAACCCTGTACCCCTACGGCCACCCCTACAGCTGGCTGACCATCGGCTACCTCGAAGACCTGGACCGTTCCGACGTGAATGACCTGAAGCAGTTTTTCCTGCGCTGGTACGGCCCCAACAACGCCACGCTCACGGTGGGCGGCGACGTGAAGCCAGCCGAAGTGGTAGCCATGGCCGAGAAGTACTTCGGCAGCATCAACCGCGGACCGGCCGTGCAGAACATGAAGCTGCCCGCGCCCAAGCTCACCCAGGACCGCTACGTAAGCTACCAGGACAACATCCGCTTCCCAATGGTGCAGCTGGTGTTTCCCTCGGTGCCCCAGAACCACCCCGACGAAACCGCCCTGGACGCCCTGGCCGAAATCATCGGGGCGGCAAGAACTCCTTGCTCTACAAAAACCTAA
- a CDS encoding insulinase family protein gives MAARTFPGKSLDSLEIRLRQTLTEFERRGVKDEDLQRFKASRESDLVSSLSSVSGKVSRLASNQTFTGNPNYITVELQRLRALTKADVQRVYGQYIKGKKAVVLSVLPKAAPVAPAKPDNFTVSKEGYKAPADEYKGLTYVKAKDTFDRGKLPGAGANPVVKVPALWQQQFPNGLRVMGTRNTEVPTVNMLLTIRGGHRLEQVNPGKAGLAAVTATMLNEGTQKYTGEQLADALDRLGSSITVSPGADNTTVSVQSLTKNLPATLALLEEMLLRPRFDAADFARVKKQALEAIANQSTQPTVIADKTYNALLYGPGDIMSVPVSGTTSTMQSITLDDVKQFYQLYYGPDLSHLVIVGDVEQKDVVNKLGFLQNWGRKGQTLPAGNPAKQPDKTRIYFVNKPDAAQSEIRIGYLALPYDATGEYYRAYLANYLLGGSFASRINHNLREEKGYTYGAYSGFRGTRYVGPFTAQAGVRADATTASLTEFGKELKGFTTGISDDELQLLKNSVGQSDALKYETGQQKAAFLARLLEYDLTPDFVQQQNAILTSLKKEDVQATAQKYLPVDNMYIVVVGDRNKVYPGITTLGYEIVEMDAEGNRLTKVIPAASTVTAAPATPAADGQDVKKAKSKTKDDDGRKAKRKLKKDEDGTKVKEKAD, from the coding sequence ATGGCGGCCCGTACTTTCCCCGGCAAAAGCCTCGACAGCCTCGAAATTCGCCTGCGCCAGACCCTGACCGAGTTTGAGCGCCGCGGGGTGAAAGACGAGGACTTGCAGCGCTTTAAAGCCAGCCGCGAGTCGGACCTGGTGAGCAGCCTGAGCAGCGTGAGCGGCAAGGTGAGCCGCCTGGCTTCCAACCAGACGTTTACCGGCAACCCCAACTACATTACCGTGGAGCTTCAGCGCCTGCGGGCCCTGACCAAGGCCGATGTGCAGCGGGTGTACGGGCAGTATATCAAGGGCAAAAAGGCGGTGGTACTGAGCGTACTGCCCAAGGCTGCCCCGGTGGCTCCGGCCAAGCCCGACAACTTTACCGTCAGCAAGGAAGGCTACAAAGCGCCAGCCGACGAGTACAAGGGCCTGACCTACGTGAAGGCCAAGGACACCTTTGACCGCGGCAAGCTGCCCGGTGCCGGAGCCAACCCCGTGGTGAAAGTGCCGGCTTTGTGGCAGCAGCAGTTCCCGAACGGCCTGCGCGTAATGGGCACCCGCAATACGGAAGTGCCCACCGTGAATATGCTGCTCACCATTCGGGGCGGACACCGCCTGGAGCAGGTCAACCCCGGCAAAGCCGGTCTGGCGGCCGTCACGGCCACGATGCTCAACGAAGGCACCCAGAAATACACCGGCGAGCAGCTGGCCGACGCCCTGGACCGCCTCGGCAGCTCCATTACGGTGAGCCCCGGCGCCGACAACACCACCGTGAGCGTGCAGAGCCTGACCAAGAACCTACCCGCTACCCTGGCCTTGCTGGAGGAAATGCTGCTGCGCCCCCGCTTCGATGCCGCCGACTTTGCCCGCGTCAAGAAGCAGGCCCTGGAAGCCATTGCCAACCAGAGCACCCAGCCCACCGTCATTGCCGATAAAACCTACAACGCCCTGCTCTACGGCCCCGGCGACATTATGAGCGTGCCCGTGAGCGGCACCACCAGCACGATGCAGAGCATCACGCTCGACGACGTGAAGCAGTTCTACCAGCTCTACTACGGCCCCGATTTGTCGCACCTAGTGATTGTGGGTGATGTAGAGCAGAAAGACGTGGTAAACAAGCTGGGCTTTCTGCAGAACTGGGGCCGTAAGGGCCAGACGCTGCCCGCCGGCAACCCCGCCAAGCAACCCGACAAAACCCGCATCTACTTCGTAAACAAGCCCGATGCTGCTCAGTCGGAAATCCGTATTGGCTACCTGGCTTTGCCGTATGATGCCACTGGGGAATACTACCGGGCGTATCTGGCCAACTACCTGCTGGGCGGCTCGTTTGCCAGCCGCATCAACCACAACCTGCGCGAGGAAAAAGGCTACACCTACGGCGCGTACTCCGGCTTCCGGGGCACCCGCTACGTAGGTCCGTTCACAGCCCAGGCCGGCGTGCGGGCCGATGCCACCACGGCTTCCCTAACCGAGTTTGGCAAGGAGCTTAAAGGCTTCACCACCGGTATTTCTGATGACGAGCTGCAGCTGCTCAAGAATTCCGTAGGCCAGAGCGACGCGCTGAAGTATGAAACCGGTCAGCAGAAGGCCGCCTTCCTGGCCCGTCTGCTCGAATACGACCTCACCCCCGACTTCGTGCAGCAGCAAAACGCCATCCTGACCAGCCTCAAGAAGGAAGACGTGCAGGCCACGGCCCAGAAATACCTGCCCGTCGATAATATGTACATCGTGGTAGTCGGCGACCGGAACAAGGTATACCCCGGCATTACTACGTTGGGCTACGAAATCGTGGAAATGGACGCCGAGGGCAACCGCCTCACCAAGGTCATACCGGCCGCCAGCACCGTAACCGCCGCTCCCGCTACCCCGGCTGCTGATGGACAAGACGTGAAAAAGGCCAAGTCTAAAACCAAGGACGATGACGGCCGCAAGGCTAAGCGCAAGCTCAAAAAGGACGAAGACGGCACCAAGGTGAAGGAGAAAGCCGACTAG